A genome region from Methanococcoides burtonii DSM 6242 includes the following:
- a CDS encoding type I restriction-modification system subunit M → MTDIEQEFFKEFETKLWKAADKLRSNMDVANYKHVVLGLIFLKYVSDAFEERQNELVELFKKDDDENIYYLPREDYSSTEEYQHAIAEELEIRDYYAEKNVFWVPKTARWDILKEKSVLSLNTVIWQNEQGKDVKLKSVSWLIDNALDEIEKANPKLKGILNRIGQYQLDSEKLIGLINNFSNTRFHHPEFNDKKLNLKSKDILGHVYEYFLGQFALAEGKQGGQYYTPKSIVTLIVEMLEPYKGRVYDPAMGSGGFFVSSDKFIENHANVKHYNASEQKKQISVYGQESNPTTWKLAAMNMAIRGIDFNFGKKNADSFLDDQHPDLRADFVMANPPFNMKEWWHEKLADDPRWKYGTPPKNNANFAWMQHMLHHLAPTGSMALLLANGSMSSNTNNEGKIRKTLVENDIVECMVALPGQLFTNTQIPACICFLTKDKAAKDDKRNRHGEILFIDARNLGFMKDRVLRDFKDEDIQRIADTFHTWQHNWSEDKNEPGFCFSANHATIEKHNFVLTPGRYVGAEAEVDDGIPFDAKMASLTSKLKTQFEESDKLEEQIRKNLAGLGYDI, encoded by the coding sequence ATGACTGATATTGAACAGGAATTCTTTAAAGAGTTTGAGACAAAGCTCTGGAAAGCAGCAGATAAACTTCGTTCTAACATGGATGTGGCTAACTACAAGCATGTGGTTTTGGGCTTGATCTTCCTTAAGTATGTGTCTGATGCTTTCGAAGAGCGCCAGAACGAACTTGTTGAGCTGTTCAAAAAGGATGATGATGAGAATATATATTATCTGCCTCGTGAGGATTATTCCAGTACTGAGGAATATCAGCATGCTATTGCTGAGGAGCTGGAGATAAGGGATTATTATGCTGAGAAGAATGTTTTCTGGGTGCCAAAGACTGCACGCTGGGATATTCTTAAGGAAAAAAGTGTCCTTTCATTGAATACTGTTATATGGCAAAATGAACAGGGCAAGGATGTTAAGCTAAAGTCGGTCTCCTGGCTGATAGATAATGCTTTAGATGAGATCGAGAAAGCCAATCCTAAGCTTAAAGGCATTCTTAACAGGATCGGTCAGTATCAGCTTGATTCCGAGAAGCTTATCGGGCTTATCAATAATTTCAGTAATACCCGTTTCCATCATCCTGAGTTCAACGATAAGAAGCTGAACCTTAAGTCAAAGGATATTCTCGGTCATGTGTATGAGTATTTTTTGGGTCAGTTCGCACTTGCTGAGGGCAAACAGGGTGGCCAGTACTATACACCGAAATCTATTGTTACTCTGATCGTTGAGATGCTGGAGCCTTACAAGGGTCGTGTTTATGATCCTGCCATGGGAAGTGGTGGTTTTTTCGTTTCCAGTGATAAGTTCATTGAAAACCACGCTAATGTGAAGCACTACAATGCTTCCGAGCAGAAAAAGCAGATCTCCGTGTATGGTCAGGAGTCAAATCCGACCACGTGGAAACTGGCGGCCATGAACATGGCTATCCGTGGTATTGATTTTAATTTCGGTAAAAAGAACGCCGATTCATTCCTCGATGACCAGCATCCCGATCTGCGTGCTGATTTCGTGATGGCTAACCCTCCTTTCAATATGAAGGAGTGGTGGCATGAGAAGTTGGCAGATGACCCACGCTGGAAATATGGCACTCCTCCTAAAAACAATGCTAACTTTGCGTGGATGCAGCACATGCTACACCACCTTGCTCCAACCGGGAGCATGGCCCTTCTTCTTGCTAACGGCTCCATGAGCAGTAATACCAATAACGAGGGCAAGATACGTAAAACACTTGTAGAGAACGATATCGTGGAATGCATGGTCGCACTGCCCGGTCAATTGTTCACTAATACGCAGATTCCCGCTTGCATTTGTTTCCTTACCAAGGACAAGGCTGCAAAGGATGATAAAAGGAACAGACATGGTGAAATTCTGTTCATCGATGCACGCAATCTTGGGTTTATGAAAGACCGTGTCCTGCGTGATTTTAAGGATGAGGATATACAAAGGATAGCGGATACTTTCCACACCTGGCAACACAATTGGTCAGAAGACAAGAATGAGCCTGGCTTTTGTTTCTCTGCAAACCACGCGACCATCGAAAAGCACAATTTCGTTCTAACTCCCGGTCGCTATGTAGGTGCAGAGGCAGAAGTGGATGATGGCATTCCCTTTGACGCAAAGATGGCTTCTCTTACGAGCAAGTTGAAGACACAGTTCGAGGAAAGTGACAAGCTGGAAGAGCAGATCAGGAAAAATCTGGCAGGTTTGGGTTATGATATTTAA
- a CDS encoding ABC transporter ATP-binding protein, with protein MPSKRLFDRIDSIKLRGVTKKYDDRFAINDVSIDIEGGELVIFIGPSGSGKTTTLRMINRLIEPDSGTILINDQNVMELEPVALRRNIGYVIQSIGLFPHMTIAENIGLVAKLEGWNEKKIKDRVEYLLDFVSLPSEMFMDRYPHQLSGGQQQRVGLARALLMDPPLLLMDEPFGALDPILRKQLQEEFYQIREKLGKTIIFVTHDIEEAFKLGDRIAIMDNAKLVQIGTAEELIFHPANEMVASIVDSGKKFKHLDTLKIKDLISPLECMYVHNGSLDIESAISSMIEKNIEIAVVSNGSGPLGIVKLIDLLRMDDKDSKIADHVVEIPSFSRNELLSSSLKIMQKNGHSMAFVMTDEELSGFLFPNDAFSQVIG; from the coding sequence ATGCCATCCAAAAGGTTATTCGACAGAATCGATTCGATAAAACTTCGCGGTGTGACGAAGAAATATGATGACAGGTTTGCTATCAATGATGTTTCTATTGATATTGAAGGTGGGGAGCTGGTCATTTTCATAGGCCCCAGTGGGTCCGGGAAGACCACAACACTGCGTATGATCAATCGTTTGATAGAACCCGATTCAGGGACTATTCTCATCAATGACCAGAATGTCATGGAACTTGAGCCGGTTGCCCTTCGCAGGAACATAGGTTATGTTATACAGAGTATCGGTCTTTTCCCTCACATGACCATTGCCGAGAATATTGGTCTCGTGGCCAAACTGGAAGGCTGGAATGAGAAAAAGATCAAAGACAGGGTAGAATACCTCCTTGATTTTGTTTCCCTTCCGTCTGAGATGTTCATGGATAGGTATCCTCATCAACTAAGCGGTGGACAACAGCAAAGAGTTGGACTCGCAAGGGCACTTTTGATGGACCCTCCCCTTTTGCTCATGGACGAACCCTTCGGTGCACTTGACCCGATCTTAAGGAAACAACTTCAGGAAGAGTTCTACCAGATAAGGGAAAAACTGGGTAAGACCATAATATTCGTGACACACGATATCGAAGAAGCTTTCAAGCTCGGTGACAGGATCGCAATAATGGATAATGCGAAACTTGTTCAGATAGGCACAGCTGAAGAATTGATATTTCATCCCGCAAACGAAATGGTGGCAAGCATTGTAGATTCCGGTAAGAAGTTCAAGCACCTTGATACGTTGAAAATAAAGGACCTCATATCCCCCCTTGAATGCATGTATGTCCACAATGGATCACTTGACATCGAGAGTGCTATCAGTTCCATGATAGAGAAGAACATCGAGATCGCTGTGGTTTCTAATGGTTCGGGTCCGCTGGGTATTGTAAAGCTTATTGATCTATTGCGTATGGATGATAAGGACAGCAAGATTGCAGATCATGTTGTTGAGATCCCTTCATTTTCCAGAAATGAACTGCTCTCATCCTCACTGAAAATAATGCAGAAGAATGGTCATTCGATGGCCTTTGTCATGACCGATGAAGAACTAAGCGGATTCCTGTTTCCAAATGATGCTTTCAGTCAGGTAATTGGATAA
- a CDS encoding DEAD/DEAH box helicase — protein MSGIIKIISSSRGYEGQIVHVENILPRDAEFGSVELKPLIRYALAEKGIEELYTHQADAVKEVLDGKNIVLSTSTASGKSLCYMLPIFETLMDDPNATALYISPLNALVNDQLESFEKFRDSMGLDLNINKFIGTMPPEEKSAVKYGNPRILFTNPEMVHLSFLQWKQQWKKFLSNLKYIVLDESHTYSGVTGINMANLLRRLNRICDHYGSSPQYICCTATIGNPVEHTSALIDRDVTLIDNDGSGRGAQKFMFWNPPLYSRSKNFTVRKASFGDTVNIFTTFVQNDLQTIVFTRARQKVEKMFVEARNQLEGRGVRKTISSYRGGYYGNEREAIEKGLSKGEIAGVISTTALELGIDIGGLDACIIDGFPGTLMSARQQAGRAGRGSSESIVVLVADSNALDQYYMRNPGEFFVKECERAVINVSNRNIQADHLLCAAKELPLRDEDERYFGEEFKRIVAALEEEGLLEGGFEKRSLDGGTHMRVHIRGTESNGYTIFEKGSRKPLEKDIDRLRAYREGFKGAIYFNQGTPYCVTKLDHEKRIIQVEKARDAYHTRAQVTSDIAVRDVIDSKPLSTFDGVSVGFGYVEVIQQVTGYRKLQLRSENELGRFELDMPEFSLETEALWLELPDGLVGLVEEHDRDFNGGIHAIEHALIAMYPLHLLADRNDVGGISTPEHGDIGNRSGIFIYDGHAGGVGYAEAGYAKIEEMLEVTLKAIEGCPCKGGCPSCIQSPKCGNNNEPLDKDAAIMILRKMLGKPAYIPQRTHLSEVAKQRSSAVHGRGISRPAKAGDSPAEALNRAKRKLKKQGSGSAGEWVKLGIAAGRDEKDHKKACYCFDKALQLEPDNVTALFNKGITYLQMKMYPLALECFNRLLNIGYRDNAKVWKCKGDCLRMLDNRADAIECYNEALRLKPDDVKIKQARDSLRKMDRALYPDDM, from the coding sequence ATGTCAGGAATTATCAAGATCATCAGTTCTTCACGTGGCTATGAAGGTCAGATAGTTCACGTAGAGAATATTTTACCACGGGATGCGGAATTCGGTTCGGTCGAGCTTAAACCTTTGATACGATATGCTCTTGCTGAGAAAGGCATCGAAGAACTTTATACTCATCAGGCTGATGCTGTTAAGGAGGTGCTGGACGGTAAGAACATCGTGCTTTCTACCAGTACTGCCAGTGGGAAATCGTTGTGTTACATGCTTCCTATCTTTGAGACGTTGATGGATGATCCTAATGCCACTGCTCTTTATATTTCTCCTTTGAACGCTCTTGTGAACGACCAGCTTGAGAGCTTTGAGAAGTTCAGGGATAGTATGGGGCTTGACCTCAATATTAACAAGTTCATCGGAACAATGCCTCCTGAGGAGAAATCCGCAGTGAAGTATGGGAATCCACGTATCCTTTTTACAAATCCCGAGATGGTGCATTTGAGCTTTTTACAGTGGAAGCAGCAGTGGAAGAAGTTCCTCTCGAACCTCAAATATATAGTTCTTGATGAGAGCCACACGTATAGCGGTGTTACAGGTATCAATATGGCCAACCTTCTGAGGAGGCTCAACCGCATTTGTGATCATTATGGTTCAAGTCCGCAGTATATCTGCTGTACTGCAACCATTGGAAATCCAGTGGAACATACTTCGGCTTTGATAGACAGGGATGTTACGTTAATAGATAATGACGGTTCCGGCAGGGGTGCTCAAAAGTTCATGTTCTGGAACCCGCCTCTTTATTCCCGATCAAAGAACTTCACTGTTCGGAAAGCGAGCTTTGGTGATACTGTCAATATCTTCACGACCTTTGTCCAGAACGACCTTCAGACCATTGTCTTTACAAGGGCGAGACAGAAGGTCGAAAAGATGTTCGTGGAAGCAAGGAACCAGCTTGAAGGTAGGGGTGTCAGAAAGACCATCAGCTCTTACAGAGGCGGCTATTATGGTAATGAGCGTGAGGCTATCGAGAAGGGATTATCAAAAGGCGAGATCGCAGGTGTCATTTCGACCACGGCCCTTGAACTTGGTATTGACATCGGAGGTCTGGATGCCTGTATTATCGATGGATTCCCGGGTACTCTGATGAGTGCCAGACAGCAGGCAGGCCGTGCGGGTAGGGGCAGCAGTGAGAGCATTGTTGTTCTGGTTGCAGATTCTAATGCTCTTGATCAGTATTATATGAGAAATCCGGGAGAATTCTTTGTTAAGGAGTGCGAGCGTGCTGTCATCAATGTCTCGAATAGGAACATCCAGGCTGACCATTTGCTCTGTGCAGCAAAGGAGCTGCCTTTAAGGGATGAGGATGAGCGTTATTTCGGTGAGGAGTTCAAACGAATAGTCGCTGCCCTTGAGGAAGAAGGCTTACTTGAAGGCGGTTTTGAGAAGCGTTCCCTGGATGGCGGGACACATATGCGGGTCCATATCAGAGGCACTGAGAGCAATGGTTATACTATCTTTGAGAAAGGTTCCCGCAAGCCTCTTGAGAAGGATATAGACAGGCTGCGTGCTTATCGGGAGGGCTTTAAAGGTGCTATTTACTTCAACCAGGGTACTCCGTATTGTGTGACGAAACTGGACCATGAGAAACGTATCATTCAGGTCGAGAAGGCGAGAGATGCGTATCATACCAGGGCTCAGGTAACTTCTGATATTGCTGTTCGTGATGTAATCGATAGCAAACCTCTTTCTACTTTTGATGGGGTCAGTGTTGGTTTCGGGTATGTCGAGGTCATACAGCAGGTAACGGGATACAGGAAGCTTCAGCTTCGTTCTGAAAATGAGCTTGGAAGGTTCGAACTTGATATGCCGGAGTTCAGCCTTGAGACCGAAGCTCTCTGGCTTGAGCTGCCTGATGGGCTTGTTGGTCTTGTGGAGGAACACGACAGGGATTTCAATGGCGGTATCCATGCCATCGAGCATGCTCTGATCGCTATGTATCCATTGCATTTGCTTGCTGACCGTAATGATGTGGGCGGTATTTCAACCCCCGAACATGGGGATATAGGCAATAGAAGCGGTATCTTCATCTATGATGGTCATGCTGGTGGTGTGGGCTATGCTGAAGCCGGTTATGCAAAGATCGAGGAGATGCTTGAGGTCACATTGAAGGCCATAGAGGGCTGTCCGTGCAAGGGTGGATGTCCTTCATGTATCCAGTCCCCTAAATGTGGCAATAATAATGAGCCTCTGGACAAGGATGCTGCGATAATGATCCTCAGGAAGATGCTTGGCAAACCTGCGTACATCCCCCAGAGGACCCATCTGTCCGAGGTCGCAAAACAGAGGAGCAGTGCTGTCCATGGTCGTGGAATTTCCAGACCTGCCAAAGCCGGTGATAGTCCTGCTGAGGCCTTGAACAGGGCAAAGAGGAAGCTTAAGAAGCAGGGTTCAGGTAGCGCTGGTGAGTGGGTAAAACTTGGAATTGCTGCCGGCAGGGATGAGAAGGACCATAAGAAGGCCTGCTATTGCTTTGATAAGGCTTTACAGCTGGAGCCGGACAATGTCACTGCTCTGTTCAATAAGGGCATCACCTATCTTCAGATGAAGATGTATCCTCTGGCTTTGGAGTGCTTTAACCGGTTGCTGAATATTGGTTACAGGGATAATGCCAAGGTGTGGAAGTGTAAAGGGGATTGCTTACGCATGCTCGATAACCGTGCAGATGCCATTGAATGCTATAATGAGGCCTTGAGATTGAAGCCTGATGATGTTAAGATCAAGCAGGCACGGGACAGTTTGAGAAAAATGGATAGGGCTTTGTATCCTGATGATATGTGA
- a CDS encoding mechanosensitive ion channel family protein, translated as MGLDVVYNFLAAVLNYIPSLFAGVLILVVGLLVLDLLTDYLKDIMEVEGSNV; from the coding sequence ATGGGACTGGATGTTGTATATAATTTCCTGGCAGCTGTACTCAATTACATACCCAGCTTATTTGCAGGTGTTCTCATATTGGTAGTTGGACTATTGGTACTTGACCTCCTTACAGATTACCTAAAAGATATAATGGAAGTAGAGGGAAGTAATGTTTGA
- a CDS encoding ABC transporter permease: MDKEHRRGDSLLLSTLIEVWETNSLTLRTIEHLTMFGIAIVLASIIGVFLGLFLYSRPKIAHPMLNLLNLVETIPDIPLLVLLLPIFGLGSGPTIVASVLYSLLPITRNTYTGLKEVDLKYVDIARAMGLSERDILFKVRIPLSLPMIVGGLRIALVFTMGVVTLGGLIAAGGLGAALIAGIQLYKINTILVAGLWTGLLAVIFDGLAGIVEKRLQKRYGIW; the protein is encoded by the coding sequence TTGGATAAGGAACATAGAAGGGGTGATTCTCTGTTATTATCTACTCTTATTGAAGTGTGGGAAACGAACTCTTTGACATTGCGTACGATCGAGCATCTGACGATGTTCGGCATTGCCATAGTTCTGGCTTCCATCATAGGTGTTTTTCTTGGATTGTTCCTTTACTCCAGGCCAAAAATAGCACATCCTATGCTCAATCTTTTAAATCTTGTAGAGACAATACCCGATATTCCACTATTGGTACTGCTATTGCCCATATTCGGTCTTGGAAGTGGTCCTACTATTGTAGCATCAGTACTTTATTCCCTTTTGCCGATTACACGAAATACCTATACCGGTCTTAAAGAAGTGGATCTCAAATATGTTGATATTGCACGTGCAATGGGACTATCCGAAAGGGATATCCTGTTCAAGGTCAGGATACCTCTTTCTTTGCCGATGATCGTTGGAGGTTTGCGTATAGCTCTTGTATTTACCATGGGCGTTGTAACACTTGGTGGTCTCATTGCTGCCGGTGGACTTGGGGCAGCTCTTATTGCCGGAATACAGCTCTATAAGATAAATACGATCCTGGTGGCTGGTCTCTGGACAGGTTTGCTCGCTGTTATCTTTGACGGACTTGCCGGAATTGTTGAGAAACGTCTTCAAAAGAGGTATGGTATATGGTAA
- a CDS encoding toll/interleukin-1 receptor domain-containing protein: MSFKIFVSYSTKDVEEIKPILQQIQTIKDTEFFFADETLNPGDHISQRIINYITNCDVFIFFYSKFAYDSTYVQHEIGVAKANDKLIIPILLDETKPDGMLQGINYLNFYNQNKKQQEFVRLYNYINQNVQRKNRNSALSTLALLGLEYFLLKSDDEQEEDVF; the protein is encoded by the coding sequence ATGAGCTTTAAAATATTTGTGAGTTACAGTACAAAGGATGTAGAAGAAATAAAGCCTATTTTACAGCAAATTCAGACCATAAAAGATACCGAGTTTTTCTTTGCTGATGAAACATTGAATCCAGGAGACCACATAAGCCAAAGAATTATCAATTACATAACTAATTGTGATGTTTTTATTTTTTTTTACAGCAAATTTGCCTATGATTCAACTTATGTTCAACATGAAATCGGTGTTGCTAAAGCTAATGATAAATTAATCATACCGATTTTACTTGATGAAACAAAACCAGATGGTATGTTACAAGGTATAAATTATCTGAATTTCTATAACCAAAATAAAAAGCAGCAGGAATTTGTAAGATTATACAACTACATTAATCAAAATGTTCAACGAAAAAATCGAAATTCTGCATTGTCTACATTGGCATTGTTAGGACTCGAATATTTCTTGCTGAAATCCGATGATGAGCAAGAAGAAGATGTATTCTAA
- a CDS encoding ABC transporter permease, protein MVTLETILSHTADHLVLVVLTLIISICISMPLAFGSLYNKRFGYVVIKFANLAQAVPSFAVVAIVVPLMGIGFYPAVVAILLRALLPIIKNTYIGLSTVDPSMLDYADGIGLNEWQILRYVRLPNAYPAIFAGIKFAFILINSIAILTAYIGSGGLGELIFQGLVAFNNEKILAGAIPAILIAIAFDIIFTRIEKKLTPQYRK, encoded by the coding sequence ATGGTAACTCTTGAGACGATACTCAGCCATACTGCTGACCACCTGGTATTGGTGGTTCTGACACTGATCATAAGCATTTGCATATCCATGCCTCTTGCATTTGGTTCTCTTTACAACAAGCGCTTTGGTTATGTGGTGATCAAGTTTGCAAATCTTGCACAAGCGGTCCCAAGTTTTGCAGTTGTTGCTATCGTTGTCCCTCTTATGGGAATTGGTTTCTATCCTGCAGTGGTGGCAATATTGCTTCGTGCTTTGCTTCCGATAATCAAGAACACGTATATTGGGCTTTCAACGGTCGATCCGTCAATGCTTGATTATGCGGACGGTATCGGGCTGAACGAGTGGCAGATACTTCGCTATGTTAGGTTGCCAAATGCTTATCCCGCTATTTTTGCAGGCATTAAGTTCGCTTTCATACTCATCAACAGCATTGCTATTCTCACGGCGTATATTGGAAGTGGTGGCCTTGGAGAGCTGATATTCCAGGGACTTGTTGCATTCAATAATGAGAAGATCCTCGCAGGTGCTATTCCAGCCATTCTGATAGCGATAGCATTTGATATTATATTTACCAGGATCGAAAAGAAGCTCACACCGCAATACAGGAAATAA
- the tnpC gene encoding IS66 family transposase yields MNTKRKEILAVYEQGPEAVVTLVTTLYDIIAEQQRIIELQAVRITELEERVKKLEEQLKKNSRNSSKPPSTDVFINEKPKTKSRRKKSGKKPGGQKDHPGTTLRMVDVPDEVIIHKVHKCSNCERSLEDFEQQIKNFLIESPVINCDETGMRIEGKRQWLHVASTNKMTCYCPHQKRGSEAMNAMGILPNFNGTVVHDFWKSYYKYDCDHSICNAHLLRELTSVSENDDQLWSKAMNILLIDVKKSVDQIREMSGCMKPERIKEFEDWYGQIIHIGIEENPQLQAKSKKRGRTKQTTAKNLLDRFIGYKNDILRFMHDLKVPFENNLAERDVRMMKVQQKISGTFRSMQGALIFSRVRSYISTVKKNQVPVMDAIRNAIAGMPFIPTIV; encoded by the coding sequence ATGAACACGAAACGCAAAGAAATCCTAGCAGTTTATGAACAAGGTCCCGAAGCAGTTGTCACTCTTGTCACTACATTGTACGACATCATTGCTGAACAACAAAGGATCATAGAACTACAAGCTGTCAGAATAACCGAACTCGAAGAACGAGTTAAAAAGTTGGAAGAGCAACTCAAAAAAAACAGCCGAAACAGCAGTAAACCACCTTCAACTGATGTTTTTATTAATGAGAAACCAAAAACAAAAAGCAGACGAAAAAAGAGTGGAAAGAAACCAGGTGGTCAGAAAGACCATCCTGGAACTACTCTCAGAATGGTAGATGTTCCTGACGAAGTTATAATTCACAAAGTACACAAATGTAGCAATTGTGAGAGATCGCTTGAAGATTTCGAACAGCAGATCAAGAACTTCTTAATAGAATCTCCTGTGATAAATTGTGATGAAACTGGTATGAGGATAGAAGGAAAACGACAGTGGTTACATGTTGCTTCTACAAACAAAATGACATGTTATTGTCCTCATCAAAAAAGAGGCTCTGAAGCAATGAATGCGATGGGAATCTTACCAAATTTCAATGGTACAGTAGTTCATGATTTCTGGAAATCATATTACAAATATGATTGTGATCATTCGATCTGTAATGCTCATCTATTGCGAGAATTAACAAGTGTAAGCGAGAACGATGATCAATTGTGGTCAAAAGCTATGAATATTCTACTTATTGATGTCAAAAAGTCAGTTGACCAGATCCGAGAAATGTCTGGTTGTATGAAACCAGAGAGAATTAAAGAGTTTGAAGATTGGTACGGCCAGATTATTCATATTGGGATAGAAGAAAATCCTCAACTTCAAGCCAAATCAAAGAAGCGAGGAAGAACTAAACAAACCACAGCAAAAAATCTGCTGGATCGGTTTATTGGTTATAAAAATGATATTCTCAGGTTTATGCATGATCTAAAAGTTCCATTTGAGAATAATCTTGCAGAAAGGGATGTGAGAATGATGAAAGTACAGCAGAAGATATCAGGTACATTCCGAAGTATGCAAGGAGCATTAATTTTCTCGCGGGTAAGAAGTTACATTTCTACTGTTAAGAAGAATCAGGTTCCTGTGATGGATGCAATTCGAAATGCAATTGCTGGAATGCCATTTATTCCAACAATTGTTTGA
- a CDS encoding RNA-binding domain-containing protein, whose translation MDKTKLFNRLDDLEWEDFEVKEAKSSIPKSSFETVSAFSNTNGGWLVFGVEQLNKDFEITGVEDAERIEQNFTTALRGDKFNQKIRVKSTKYDFDGKIVLAFYVPASEQKPVYFNSRKNTFIRTGSGDQRATDVEIDAMYRDSSFGLKDKELTGFTIDDLDERTISDYRTYLENVNPEHRYNKLSMKELLEKLQVVVDGRITIGGLLVFGNEDNINRMLTDFRIDYLEIMGTSYSDAPTRYNYRLYEEENLFRFYFSIFERLMKKIDLPFTLRPDGFATDNQPQLTAIREALVNLLMHSDYFSPMKPRIRVFLDRIEFLNPGSLPKDIESIMKEDFTMPRNPIITRIFRVIKLSENAGSGFDKMFTGWKSYYETEPVVSNDIDFYKITFPLVKDTISDKASEEMSEKTRGKTREKTREKILDIMSQTPKITTAELAELTGITAKGVEWHIKKLKDEGLLKRIGADKGGMWEVVNR comes from the coding sequence ATGGATAAAACTAAACTGTTCAACAGGCTGGATGATCTTGAGTGGGAAGATTTTGAGGTCAAGGAGGCGAAGTCTTCTATTCCAAAAAGCAGTTTTGAGACAGTTAGTGCATTTTCCAATACAAATGGTGGCTGGCTCGTTTTTGGAGTTGAGCAACTGAACAAGGATTTTGAGATCACCGGTGTTGAGGATGCTGAACGGATCGAGCAGAATTTCACCACGGCTCTTCGGGGGGACAAGTTCAACCAGAAGATCAGGGTGAAGAGCACTAAGTATGATTTTGATGGAAAGATCGTGCTTGCTTTTTACGTTCCTGCGTCTGAACAGAAGCCTGTTTATTTCAATTCAAGGAAAAACACGTTTATACGAACTGGTAGCGGAGACCAGCGGGCAACGGATGTTGAAATTGATGCGATGTACAGGGATTCTTCGTTTGGCCTGAAGGATAAGGAACTGACCGGGTTTACTATTGATGATCTGGATGAGAGAACGATCTCAGATTACAGGACCTATCTTGAGAATGTGAACCCTGAACACAGGTATAACAAATTATCAATGAAGGAATTGCTGGAGAAGTTGCAGGTTGTGGTCGATGGCAGGATCACGATAGGAGGTTTGCTGGTCTTTGGCAATGAGGATAACATCAACCGGATGCTTACTGATTTTCGGATCGATTATCTTGAAATTATGGGTACTTCCTATTCTGATGCTCCGACCCGATACAATTACAGGCTTTATGAGGAAGAGAATCTGTTCCGGTTCTATTTTAGCATTTTTGAACGCCTGATGAAGAAGATCGACCTCCCGTTCACCCTAAGGCCAGACGGCTTTGCAACTGACAACCAACCACAACTTACCGCTATCCGTGAAGCTCTTGTGAATCTTCTGATGCACTCCGATTATTTCAGCCCTATGAAACCAAGGATCAGGGTTTTTCTTGACAGAATAGAGTTCCTAAATCCCGGCAGTCTCCCAAAAGATATCGAATCCATCATGAAAGAAGATTTCACAATGCCAAGAAACCCTATTATTACGAGAATTTTCAGGGTCATCAAACTCTCCGAAAATGCCGGTTCCGGCTTTGACAAAATGTTCACCGGCTGGAAGTCCTATTACGAAACCGAACCTGTGGTTTCAAACGATATAGATTTCTATAAGATCACTTTCCCACTGGTCAAAGACACCATTTCCGATAAAGCGTCGGAGGAAATGTCGGAGAAAACTAGGGGGAAAACTAGGGAGAAAACTAGGGAGAAAATACTAGACATTATGTCCCAGACTCCAAAGATAACAACTGCTGAACTGGCTGAATTGACAGGCATTACAGCCAAAGGTGTTGAATGGCACATCAAGAAACTAAAAGATGAAGGATTACTAAAGAGAATCGGGGCAGATAAGGGCGGAATGTGGGAAGTGGTTAATAGATGA
- a CDS encoding phosphate-starvation-inducible PsiE family protein, with the protein MLTHDKIFDIVIRYVTTLILYILLLAVIVGVLKIFASLGLIVIGLFDGNLIQISFTNIVFSVLTVFVLIDFFKAFIDYREHERIRLTYITDATILIVMREIAIGIYDQKIEYEFMLSLSAVLLVLGAIRVLAVKYSPKEDQNIS; encoded by the coding sequence ATGTTAACTCATGACAAAATATTTGATATTGTGATACGTTATGTCACTACACTCATCCTTTATATACTGCTACTAGCGGTAATTGTAGGAGTGTTAAAGATCTTTGCGAGTCTTGGCTTAATTGTAATAGGGCTTTTTGATGGCAATTTGATTCAGATAAGTTTTACAAACATAGTCTTTAGTGTTCTCACAGTTTTTGTTCTTATTGACTTTTTCAAGGCTTTTATTGATTATCGTGAACATGAACGAATCAGACTTACATATATAACAGATGCTACGATTTTGATTGTCATGCGTGAGATCGCAATTGGAATTTATGACCAAAAAATTGAATATGAATTTATGTTAAGCCTATCTGCAGTGCTACTGGTATTGGGTGCAATAAGAGTCCTGGCTGTCAAATATTCACCCAAAGAAGACCAGAATATCTCCTGA